A region from the Halomarina litorea genome encodes:
- a CDS encoding winged helix-turn-helix domain-containing protein → MSEASEGRLGVCSDCVAPEEAFSLIANETRLRILEALWRAESRPVRFSELREAVGMRDSAQFNYHLGKLTDQFVSKSEAGYDLRHAGEKVVRAILAGSFNEHPHVDPFPVEGSCAWCDGPLEAHYEDEMLSVVCADCERRHGKYSFPPGGLNDRTDEEVMRAFDQRVRHLHCLAADGVCPECNGRMETRLETEGECCLGGGLRADHVCAQCNYAMCSTVGLSLLDKSPVVAFYSDHGVDLSSRPYWTLDWCVGDESTAVASRDPWDITVTVELDGDSLAVTLDGDLNVVAVDR, encoded by the coding sequence ATGAGCGAAGCGAGCGAGGGGCGTCTCGGTGTGTGTTCCGACTGCGTCGCTCCCGAGGAGGCGTTCTCCCTCATCGCCAACGAGACCCGCCTCCGAATCCTCGAAGCCCTCTGGCGGGCCGAGTCACGTCCCGTGCGGTTCTCCGAACTCCGAGAGGCGGTCGGGATGCGCGACAGCGCCCAGTTCAACTACCACCTGGGGAAACTCACCGACCAGTTCGTCAGCAAGTCCGAGGCGGGCTACGACCTCCGCCACGCCGGCGAGAAGGTGGTCCGCGCCATCCTCGCCGGGTCGTTCAACGAACACCCGCACGTCGACCCGTTCCCCGTCGAGGGGTCGTGTGCGTGGTGTGACGGCCCCCTCGAGGCCCACTACGAGGACGAGATGCTCTCGGTGGTCTGTGCGGACTGCGAGCGCCGACACGGGAAGTACTCCTTTCCTCCGGGCGGTCTGAACGACCGGACCGACGAGGAGGTGATGCGGGCGTTCGACCAGCGAGTCCGCCACCTGCACTGTCTCGCCGCCGACGGCGTCTGCCCCGAGTGCAACGGACGGATGGAGACGCGACTGGAGACGGAAGGCGAGTGCTGTCTCGGCGGCGGCCTCCGGGCCGACCACGTCTGCGCGCAGTGCAACTACGCGATGTGTTCGACCGTCGGGCTGAGCCTCCTCGACAAGAGCCCCGTCGTCGCCTTCTACAGCGACCACGGCGTCGACCTCTCCTCGCGTCCCTACTGGACACTCGACTGGTGTGTCGGCGACGAGAGCACCGCCGTCGCCTCGCGCGACCCGTGGGACATCACGGTCACCGTCGAACTCGACGGGGACTCCCTCGCGGTGACCCTCGACGGCGACCTGAACGTGGTCGCCGTCGACCGCTGA